One window from the genome of Pedobacter schmidteae encodes:
- a CDS encoding SusD/RagB family nutrient-binding outer membrane lipoprotein encodes MCRRKLYGILIILLLCTTACSRIALDEINTDPSKATAQNFDPNNLLSTAQFNYANIGYYQLLYESTMMQVLASTYYYYNNGDKYLNVANFTDYQGKLFDQGYAQSSTIREMQRIARQKDPVAYSNLIAIGDIMYVLILQRVTDIYGDAPYKEANRAYEGIKYPVYDEQKEIYKSMLADLQAAILQLNPQNNKPTADLIYRGDIGKWKRFGYSLMLRLAMRLTKIDPEMAKEWAEKAYAGGTLSDVTDNALVPTDASNYNSQNGTSIALRTLSDYREVRWSKTFIDYLKLTQDPRLEVICEVPQNGMINNLNEELPGNRDPQIQTGLPNGYDLLGGATDIRNSPGYPGSTGSGTDIAPLGKYSRPVTSIYLKLGGPNFIMTYAETEFLLAEAKVRGWQAGDNAATHYARGMRGASESLSQLDVQATIAPSKINTWLTANPLQEQDKETALKMINTQYWLLTGSTFNFVETWCNWRRSGYPELQPVNYPGNVTGGSIPRRMIYLSTEILNNSANYLKAVSKLKDGDVMTSRVWWDK; translated from the coding sequence ATGTGTAGGAGAAAATTATATGGTATACTCATTATACTGTTGCTTTGCACAACGGCCTGCTCAAGAATAGCGCTTGATGAGATCAATACAGATCCTTCCAAAGCCACTGCTCAGAATTTTGATCCCAACAACCTGCTGTCTACCGCACAATTCAACTATGCTAACATCGGTTATTACCAGTTATTATATGAAAGCACTATGATGCAGGTGCTGGCTTCTACCTATTATTATTATAACAATGGCGATAAGTACCTTAATGTGGCCAATTTTACTGACTATCAGGGAAAACTTTTTGATCAGGGGTACGCGCAATCGTCAACAATTAGAGAAATGCAACGGATAGCCCGGCAAAAAGACCCGGTAGCATATTCCAATCTGATTGCCATAGGTGACATTATGTATGTACTTATCCTGCAGCGGGTGACTGATATTTACGGAGATGCCCCTTATAAGGAAGCAAACAGAGCGTACGAGGGTATAAAATATCCGGTATATGACGAACAAAAAGAGATTTACAAGTCCATGTTAGCCGATCTGCAGGCGGCCATTTTGCAACTGAACCCACAAAATAATAAACCTACAGCCGATTTAATTTATCGAGGAGACATTGGCAAATGGAAAAGATTTGGTTATTCGTTGATGCTACGACTGGCTATGCGCCTAACCAAAATAGATCCTGAGATGGCTAAAGAATGGGCCGAAAAAGCTTATGCTGGCGGGACTTTATCTGACGTAACCGACAATGCATTGGTTCCTACAGATGCATCAAATTACAATAGCCAGAATGGTACTTCTATAGCCTTACGTACTTTATCAGATTATAGGGAAGTACGCTGGAGCAAGACCTTCATCGACTACCTTAAATTGACTCAGGACCCCAGATTGGAAGTCATCTGTGAGGTTCCACAAAATGGGATGATCAACAATCTGAATGAAGAGCTGCCGGGCAACCGCGATCCACAAATTCAGACGGGACTTCCCAATGGGTACGACTTGCTGGGCGGCGCAACCGATATCCGAAATAGTCCGGGTTATCCGGGGTCTACGGGTTCGGGTACAGATATTGCCCCACTAGGTAAATATTCGCGCCCGGTGACTTCCATATATCTGAAACTAGGTGGCCCTAATTTTATTATGACTTATGCCGAAACTGAATTTTTACTGGCTGAAGCAAAAGTAAGAGGATGGCAAGCCGGTGATAATGCAGCCACGCATTATGCCCGGGGAATGAGAGGGGCTTCAGAATCCTTATCACAACTGGATGTTCAGGCCACTATTGCCCCTTCAAAAATAAATACCTGGCTGACGGCCAACCCACTACAAGAACAAGATAAAGAAACGGCATTAAAAATGATCAACACCCAATACTGGTTGCTTACAGGAAGTACCTTTAATTTTGTCGAAACCTGGTGCAACTGGCGCCGATCCGGTTATCCTGAACTTCAACCTGTAAATTACCCGGGTAATGTTACCGGTGGCAGCATCCCCAGAAGAATGATTTACCTGTCAACCGAAATTCTGAACAATTCAGCTAATTACCTCAAAGCGGTTAGTAAATTGAAAGATGGAGATGTAATGACCTCAAGGGTATGGTGGGATAAATAG
- a CDS encoding SusC/RagA family TonB-linked outer membrane protein, whose protein sequence is MRWLNILFLFIIFLNLTTAQAQTRISIDIRSGTFEQLLDEIKRQSIYRFVYNQDKLPKAAVNLKVQNEEVIPILARLLQNTGYGYTLLPNAMIAITANRKSSSSTLADSIPEAKDLTEVVITALNIPKEEKLVGYSVSTIKGEELTKAREANFISSLEGKVAGLNVSTISGGPSSSARILLRGAASMNAAAPLFVLNGMPIDNSQRGSANEYGGADYGDGISNINPDDIQSMTILKGSAASALYGARAANGVILVTTKSGSRQSSPTIDYNMNFSVDQAVNHTDYQYLYGQGNQNKRPLDVETAIMSGMLSWGERMDGKPVLQLDGKSYPYIPVKNNISNFYRLAPALTNTISISGGTSKAALRLSASNMDYASVLPNSRLNRKSFNLNSSYDIFPGLTLNFNGNYIYELNKTRSYLSDGPMNANYGIQFLATSLPESVLAPGYHLQSGTETQWNNDEYKTNPYFAINKQVDDDKRNRFISSLALKYTLSAHLSIQGSFGYDISNDHRLDVLPTGTAFTINQQGALNGLNQNQIAEMNTELLLSSKNNLSESLRLNLSAGGSLRKRNAENLTYMGAQFISPFVYLPSNLQSTNSRYFVYKLVTQSAFYTADLSWKDYLNLSATGRYDIYSTLSAGNRGIFVPGVSASFLFADILKIRALNYAKLRLSFASTSGEPTLPYSTQTYYTSNISVHGVPLGNFSRILPNLNLRPFSMNEYETGLNVIFWNNRLGLDLTWFRRMTRNEITAIEQSVTTGFTSSYVNLGKTMNQGVELQLNGVPIKSKELKWAINLNFTHIRNKLISIDGSSQYILTGKYRPLNANTAMVAGLPITQVMAYDYKRDAEGRIVIDNTGIPMRGAFKPMGNTLPSFYGGVSNTLQFKNFNLSFLLDYKFGNKVLSASENYSYVYGLNKATLEGRETGVIANGVLENGTVNNISVPAYQYYPQLISNVSALSVLNGSFIKFRQLSIGYTFIPRFTDLFRSVSVDLVGRNLFTLLKYTHNIDPESQFSPNLTYAGIEGSAIPSVRTFGINLNFKI, encoded by the coding sequence ATGAGGTGGCTTAACATACTGTTCCTGTTTATCATCTTTTTGAATCTGACCACAGCACAGGCACAGACCAGGATTAGTATTGACATCCGTTCGGGAACTTTTGAGCAGCTGCTGGATGAAATAAAACGGCAAAGCATTTACCGTTTTGTATATAATCAGGATAAACTACCCAAAGCAGCGGTTAACTTAAAGGTACAAAATGAGGAAGTTATCCCCATATTAGCGAGACTGCTACAAAATACAGGTTACGGTTACACACTATTGCCCAATGCGATGATCGCCATCACGGCGAACAGGAAAAGCTCCTCGTCTACCTTAGCAGACTCAATTCCTGAAGCCAAAGATCTTACAGAGGTGGTTATTACTGCCCTAAATATTCCCAAAGAGGAAAAGCTGGTGGGATATTCCGTATCTACCATAAAAGGAGAAGAACTAACCAAAGCCCGGGAAGCTAATTTCATCAGTTCGCTGGAGGGGAAAGTCGCTGGTCTCAATGTCAGTACAATTAGCGGAGGTCCCTCTTCTTCTGCCCGTATATTACTTCGAGGTGCAGCAAGTATGAATGCAGCCGCCCCATTATTTGTATTGAATGGTATGCCGATAGACAATTCGCAAAGAGGTAGCGCTAATGAATATGGCGGAGCTGACTATGGTGACGGAATCAGTAACATTAACCCCGACGATATTCAATCGATGACCATCCTGAAGGGATCGGCTGCTTCAGCTTTGTATGGTGCCAGAGCTGCCAATGGGGTCATATTGGTTACTACAAAAAGTGGCAGCCGCCAATCTTCGCCTACTATAGATTACAATATGAATTTTTCGGTTGACCAGGCCGTTAACCATACAGACTACCAATATCTATATGGTCAAGGTAATCAAAACAAGAGGCCGCTTGATGTGGAAACGGCAATAATGTCGGGCATGTTGAGCTGGGGTGAGCGCATGGATGGAAAACCAGTGCTTCAGCTTGATGGTAAAAGTTATCCTTACATTCCTGTCAAAAACAATATCAGCAACTTCTACCGACTGGCGCCAGCGCTAACCAATACCATTTCTATATCAGGAGGTACGTCAAAAGCAGCATTGCGCCTATCTGCTTCTAACATGGATTATGCTTCGGTTTTGCCCAATAGCAGGTTAAACCGTAAAAGCTTTAACTTGAATAGCTCCTACGATATTTTCCCGGGACTGACCTTGAATTTTAACGGGAACTATATTTATGAGCTGAACAAAACACGGTCGTACCTGAGTGACGGCCCCATGAATGCCAATTACGGAATACAATTTTTGGCTACCAGTTTACCCGAATCGGTACTTGCACCCGGCTATCATTTACAAAGTGGGACAGAAACCCAATGGAACAACGATGAATATAAAACCAATCCATATTTTGCCATCAACAAACAGGTTGATGATGATAAGCGCAACCGCTTCATCTCTTCGTTAGCTTTAAAATACACCCTATCGGCACATTTGAGCATACAGGGGAGTTTTGGGTACGATATCAGCAACGACCACCGTTTGGATGTGTTACCTACAGGAACAGCTTTTACCATCAACCAGCAAGGTGCACTGAATGGCCTAAATCAAAATCAAATAGCGGAAATGAATACAGAGTTGTTGCTTTCCTCAAAAAACAATTTATCGGAGTCACTCAGACTCAACTTATCGGCAGGTGGAAGTCTTCGAAAGAGAAATGCTGAAAATCTGACTTATATGGGGGCCCAGTTTATCAGCCCTTTTGTTTACCTTCCTTCGAACCTACAAAGCACCAATTCCAGATATTTTGTTTATAAACTGGTTACCCAGTCGGCTTTTTACACCGCAGACCTGAGCTGGAAAGACTACCTGAACCTATCTGCCACAGGCCGTTACGATATCTATTCCACACTGTCGGCGGGTAACAGGGGAATATTTGTGCCCGGAGTATCCGCAAGTTTTCTGTTTGCTGATATCCTGAAAATTCGGGCCCTAAATTATGCAAAATTGAGACTCAGCTTTGCAAGCACCAGCGGCGAACCTACGCTGCCCTATTCCACTCAAACTTATTATACATCCAATATTTCGGTCCATGGTGTTCCCCTGGGTAATTTTTCAAGAATTTTGCCCAACCTTAATTTAAGGCCATTTTCTATGAACGAATATGAGACTGGCCTGAATGTCATTTTTTGGAACAATCGACTCGGACTTGACCTGACCTGGTTCAGAAGAATGACACGTAACGAAATTACTGCTATTGAACAATCGGTAACCACAGGTTTCACTTCTTCTTATGTGAATCTTGGGAAAACCATGAACCAGGGGGTTGAATTACAGTTAAATGGTGTTCCAATCAAATCTAAAGAACTGAAATGGGCTATAAATCTCAATTTTACACATATCCGTAATAAGCTAATCTCCATTGATGGAAGCAGTCAGTATATTCTGACGGGAAAATACAGACCTTTGAACGCAAACACCGCAATGGTTGCTGGTTTACCCATTACCCAGGTTATGGCCTATGATTATAAAAGAGACGCAGAAGGGCGTATCGTGATCGATAATACCGGGATTCCTATGAGGGGCGCATTTAAACCTATGGGTAATACGCTTCCCTCCTTTTATGGTGGGGTAAGCAATACCCTTCAGTTTAAAAATTTCAATCTCTCTTTTTTGCTGGACTATAAGTTTGGCAACAAAGTACTGTCGGCCAGCGAAAACTATTCTTACGTATATGGTCTAAACAAAGCAACACTTGAAGGACGAGAAACCGGTGTAATAGCCAACGGCGTACTGGAAAACGGTACAGTAAATAACATCAGTGTACCCGCCTATCAATATTATCCGCAACTGATCAGTAATGTTTCTGCTCTTTCCGTTTTAAATGGTAGCTTTATCAAATTCAGGCAGTTGAGTATAGGTTACACCTTTATTCCACGTTTTACCGACCTGTTCAGGTCTGTTTCCGTAGACCTGGTAGGCCGAAACCTTTTCACATTGCTGAAGTATACGCACAACATTGACCCCGAGTCTCAGTTTTCGCCCAACCTTACCTATGCTGGGATAGAAGGGTCGGCTATCCCTTCGGTAAGGACATTTGGTATTAACCTAAATTTCAAAATTTAA
- a CDS encoding FecR family protein — MNEERFTELLTRKMADELTADELAEFDDLISVNKSYRAEYEQLQDYWDEEETAYPNMEGILAQIKKQADIPEKDNRPLVKHPENSKRSYSWIPRIAALLFFTLFAVFAYRSFFSKEKQDKMGANIWKEIHTRDGQISKVTLADGSQITLNSASYLKYPAAFSGPNREVHLSGEAYFDVAEDHAHPFILHTSQMNIRVLGTAFNVKSYDNDLFKEATLLRGSIEVKLTGKNNESLKLVPTDKIRVKGSSYEIGKLSYYNKGDKNSLEILWMNNQLAFRNETLETIANSLGRKYGLKMIFNDEKTKNLKFSVSFEKENVNQALNSLQTVSPFQYKIKGDSVYFY; from the coding sequence ATGAACGAGGAGAGATTTACGGAACTTTTGACCAGAAAGATGGCTGACGAGCTTACTGCTGATGAGTTGGCAGAGTTTGACGATCTTATTTCCGTTAATAAATCTTACAGAGCAGAATATGAACAATTGCAGGATTATTGGGATGAGGAGGAAACGGCCTATCCTAATATGGAGGGCATCCTAGCCCAGATAAAAAAGCAGGCCGACATTCCTGAAAAGGATAATCGTCCTTTGGTAAAACATCCTGAAAACAGTAAGCGCAGTTATAGCTGGATACCACGGATAGCAGCCCTTTTGTTTTTCACCTTATTTGCTGTTTTTGCTTATCGTTCTTTCTTTTCAAAAGAAAAACAGGATAAAATGGGTGCCAATATCTGGAAGGAAATCCATACACGAGATGGGCAGATTTCCAAAGTAACTTTAGCTGACGGCAGTCAGATTACGCTCAATTCGGCGTCCTATCTGAAATATCCGGCAGCATTTTCGGGGCCAAACCGGGAGGTTCACTTAAGTGGCGAGGCATATTTTGATGTAGCTGAAGATCACGCTCATCCTTTTATTCTTCACACCAGTCAAATGAACATCCGTGTACTGGGTACCGCATTTAATGTCAAATCGTACGACAACGACCTGTTTAAAGAAGCAACCTTGTTAAGAGGTAGCATAGAAGTCAAATTGACTGGTAAAAACAATGAAAGCCTGAAACTGGTGCCAACAGATAAGATCAGAGTTAAGGGTTCCAGCTATGAAATTGGCAAACTGAGCTATTACAACAAAGGCGATAAAAATAGCTTAGAGATTCTTTGGATGAACAATCAATTGGCTTTCCGTAATGAAACTCTTGAAACCATTGCCAACAGTCTGGGTAGAAAGTATGGTCTGAAAATGATCTTTAACGATGAAAAAACCAAAAACCTGAAGTTCAGCGTATCCTTTGAAAAGGAAAACGTAAATCAGGCTTTAAATTCCCTTCAAACGGTCAGCCCTTTTCAGTATAAAATTAAGGGCGACAGCGTTTATTTCTACTAG
- a CDS encoding RNA polymerase sigma-70 factor gives MSKPDLNELWSKICVEDDVKSFEALYYRLFAKMIRYCHYYIPQQQIAEEIVSEIFVKVWQNRKQNNNVLKPDTYLFIAVKNQSLKYLKKTAQVKLVELEQTQEERFIPGSDPQGALERKELHIELERAVDELPAQAKTVFRLIKENDMKYKEVAELLEISPRTVQTQLFRAIAKLRVSLQAYARKGMNTNNLFILIVFTFILDFFLKL, from the coding sequence ATGTCAAAACCAGACCTTAACGAACTATGGAGTAAGATATGTGTGGAAGATGATGTCAAATCATTTGAGGCTTTGTATTATCGTTTGTTTGCCAAAATGATCCGTTATTGCCATTATTATATTCCGCAGCAGCAAATAGCTGAAGAGATTGTTTCAGAGATTTTTGTGAAGGTATGGCAAAACCGTAAGCAAAATAACAATGTGTTGAAGCCCGACACCTATCTGTTTATTGCGGTTAAAAACCAATCGTTAAAATACCTTAAGAAAACCGCGCAGGTTAAACTGGTGGAGTTGGAACAAACACAGGAAGAACGTTTTATACCTGGATCGGATCCGCAAGGGGCGTTGGAACGCAAGGAACTGCATATAGAACTGGAACGCGCTGTGGATGAACTTCCGGCCCAGGCGAAAACAGTATTCAGGTTAATTAAGGAAAATGACATGAAATATAAGGAAGTTGCAGAGCTACTGGAAATTTCGCCCAGAACAGTGCAAACCCAATTGTTCAGAGCCATTGCCAAACTACGGGTCAGTTTGCAGGCATACGCCCGAAAGGGAATGAATACCAACAACTTATTTATTTTAATTGTATTTACTTTTATATTAGATTTTTTTTTGAAGCTGTAG
- a CDS encoding SusC/RagA family TonB-linked outer membrane protein yields MRKSLQLTCLLLYASANLFASAGPDHYRATVASGTFYQDMIKGVVKDENGITLPGVSVKVKGSGASTQTNAMGQYSIAAKSGDVLVFSFIGYQSRELTAGTGALNVTLTSESTALETVVVTALGISRQAKTLTYSTQTIKGDELTNVKTPNLINSLNGKVAGVQINRTSGGVGGSARVTIRGDKSTRNSQPLYVVDGMPVTNPIGGAKTDIYSSLPDNGDILSTINPEDIENVNFLKGAAATALYGSAGSNGVILITTKKGQQGKAKIDLSSSVTFDQASVLPDLQYSYLQTEAPTATTAGSSGSWGKKGSSTDPVKDFFRTGATWVNSINFSSGNEKSTNFFSYSNTTNKGIVPTSKFDQNNINFRNSSKFLDDRLSLDANVMASVQKVINRTNPGMYFSPFLGLYLFPRGLDFQNYATNYEYFSTSRFLNAQNWWNINMDKGFSGGDDQQNPYWVLNRNQVTTNNKNIYSSASLNYKLTDWLNVQARGNYNYYKMDAQRNVYATTQSTLSGPNGKLYFNDLESKTYYTDLIFLGKNKINTDFSVDYTLGASVSDIKKKNTTLENASLSFPNLFILSNLIFSGTNDNGRHYKIENHHIQTQSLFASVQLGYKDKLYLDLADRQEWSSTLTFTPKQTYNYYSIGANAILTELFKMPESISFAKIRGSYATVGNGIEDNRTNPQPNIDAGSYIGSDGSPIRDEKNYVQPELNTTIELGTEWRFMSNRLSLDLTWYKSNIKHQFFKDVSLTGGVGAGTKADLSGGNIQNTGIEAVLSYKVVEQSDFKWNTSVNFNANKNKVVEMFPSGFVTDPNAFFTLEGGQFNYLKTGGSFGDIYGSTFKRDDQGRILVDDKGMPSRNETKTYLGNPNPKAIVGWNNSFNYKQFTLGVLIDGKFGGKVLSLSEPFYDYFGVSKRSAGARDAGGVIVPNAATADGKPYTGVTDPQGYYTKIGGRNEIDEAYMYNATAIRLRELSLSYRVPLKSKAINNVVLSAIGTNLFFIKKDAPFDPEQVSGVYAGGVGVDVFGLPAYRSFGFSLKCGF; encoded by the coding sequence ATGAGAAAATCATTACAACTCACATGTTTGCTGCTTTACGCTTCGGCGAATCTTTTTGCCAGTGCGGGGCCAGACCACTACCGGGCTACTGTAGCTTCAGGTACATTTTATCAGGACATGATTAAGGGCGTCGTCAAAGACGAAAACGGCATTACGCTGCCGGGAGTCTCTGTCAAAGTCAAGGGATCAGGGGCCAGTACACAGACCAATGCTATGGGGCAATACAGCATCGCTGCCAAAAGTGGTGATGTGCTGGTATTCTCTTTTATTGGTTATCAAAGCAGGGAGCTTACCGCCGGAACCGGCGCGCTTAATGTTACTTTAACTTCCGAATCAACAGCATTGGAAACTGTGGTAGTTACTGCTTTGGGTATCTCCCGACAGGCTAAAACGCTGACTTATTCTACACAGACTATCAAAGGGGATGAACTGACAAATGTGAAGACTCCCAATCTGATCAATAGTTTGAACGGAAAGGTGGCAGGTGTTCAGATCAATCGCACCTCAGGTGGTGTGGGCGGATCGGCCAGGGTAACTATACGTGGTGACAAGTCAACACGCAACAGTCAGCCGTTATATGTGGTGGATGGTATGCCGGTTACCAACCCTATTGGGGGTGCAAAAACCGATATTTATAGCTCCCTGCCTGATAATGGTGATATTTTAAGTACTATTAATCCCGAAGACATCGAAAATGTCAATTTTTTAAAAGGCGCTGCTGCAACGGCACTTTACGGAAGTGCGGGTAGTAATGGGGTAATTCTGATTACTACAAAGAAAGGGCAGCAGGGAAAGGCTAAAATTGATCTTTCCAGTAGTGTCACTTTTGATCAGGCTTCGGTATTGCCCGATTTACAATATAGTTATCTGCAAACAGAGGCACCTACAGCCACCACGGCTGGTAGCAGCGGAAGCTGGGGTAAAAAGGGTAGTTCAACAGATCCCGTTAAGGACTTCTTTCGCACCGGTGCTACCTGGGTAAATAGTATAAATTTTTCTTCAGGTAATGAAAAGAGTACCAATTTCTTTTCTTACTCCAATACCACCAATAAAGGAATTGTTCCAACCAGTAAGTTCGATCAGAACAATATCAACTTTCGCAATTCCAGTAAGTTTCTGGATGACAGACTTAGCCTGGATGCCAATGTGATGGCTTCTGTACAAAAAGTGATTAACAGAACCAATCCAGGGATGTATTTTAGTCCTTTTCTTGGATTATACCTGTTTCCCAGAGGACTGGATTTCCAAAATTATGCCACCAATTACGAATATTTTTCTACTTCACGTTTCCTGAATGCACAAAACTGGTGGAACATCAATATGGATAAAGGTTTTTCTGGTGGAGATGACCAGCAAAATCCATATTGGGTGTTGAACCGCAATCAGGTGACCACCAATAATAAAAACATATACTCTTCTGCTTCCTTGAATTATAAGCTGACCGACTGGTTAAATGTTCAGGCAAGGGGCAATTACAATTACTATAAAATGGATGCGCAGCGTAATGTATATGCCACCACGCAAAGTACATTAAGTGGGCCCAATGGTAAGTTGTACTTCAATGATCTGGAATCCAAAACTTATTATACCGATTTGATTTTCCTGGGTAAGAATAAAATCAATACCGATTTCAGTGTAGATTATACCCTGGGCGCATCTGTTTCCGATATCAAGAAAAAGAATACCACACTTGAAAATGCTTCGCTGTCATTTCCCAATTTATTTATTTTATCTAACCTGATATTTTCGGGAACCAATGACAATGGACGTCACTATAAAATAGAAAACCATCATATTCAGACACAATCTCTTTTTGCCAGTGTACAGCTGGGATATAAAGACAAGTTGTATCTTGACCTTGCCGACAGACAAGAGTGGTCATCCACACTTACTTTTACGCCGAAACAGACCTATAACTATTATTCTATAGGTGCCAATGCCATTTTAACCGAGTTGTTTAAAATGCCGGAGTCTATCAGTTTTGCTAAAATCAGAGGTTCTTATGCAACGGTTGGTAATGGTATAGAAGATAACCGGACCAATCCGCAACCTAATATTGATGCCGGATCTTATATTGGGTCCGATGGCTCTCCAATTAGAGATGAGAAGAATTATGTTCAGCCAGAACTCAATACGACCATAGAATTGGGAACGGAATGGAGGTTCATGAGCAACCGTTTAAGTCTGGATCTGACCTGGTACAAATCCAATATTAAACATCAGTTCTTTAAAGATGTGTCGCTTACCGGTGGAGTTGGAGCTGGAACAAAAGCCGACCTTAGCGGAGGTAACATTCAAAATACGGGTATTGAGGCTGTGTTAAGTTATAAAGTAGTGGAACAGTCAGATTTTAAATGGAATACAAGCGTAAACTTCAATGCCAATAAAAATAAAGTGGTAGAAATGTTCCCGTCTGGTTTCGTTACAGATCCCAATGCTTTTTTCACTTTGGAGGGCGGACAGTTTAATTACCTGAAAACAGGAGGCTCTTTTGGTGATATTTATGGTTCGACGTTTAAACGGGACGACCAGGGACGTATCCTTGTGGATGATAAGGGTATGCCTTCAAGAAATGAAACCAAAACTTATCTTGGCAATCCTAATCCCAAAGCAATTGTAGGCTGGAACAACAGTTTTAATTACAAACAGTTTACGCTGGGGGTATTAATTGACGGCAAATTTGGTGGCAAAGTACTGAGCTTGTCTGAGCCTTTTTATGACTATTTTGGCGTAAGTAAGCGCTCGGCAGGTGCCAGAGATGCCGGTGGTGTCATTGTTCCTAATGCCGCAACTGCCGACGGTAAACCATATACCGGAGTTACTGATCCGCAAGGCTATTACACTAAAATTGGTGGCAGAAACGAAATAGATGAAGCATACATGTATAACGCAACAGCTATCCGGTTAAGAGAACTCAGCCTGTCGTACCGGGTACCATTGAAGTCAAAAGCAATAAACAACGTAGTGCTTAGTGCTATCGGAACTAACCTGTTTTTCATTAAAAAAGATGCACCATTTGATCCGGAACAAGTTTCTGGTGTTTATGCCGGTGGCGTTGGGGTAGATGTTTTTGGTTTACCTGCCTATAGAAGCTTTGGCTTTAGCTTAAAATGTGGTTTTTAA